The Nicotiana tabacum cultivar K326 chromosome 5, ASM71507v2, whole genome shotgun sequence sequence ttataacaacaaCACCTTTTTCTTATTACTTGACAAAGACTCAAACAGTAACACAAAACAAACAGCCACAAACCGGTTTCCAAAACCTAGCGACCAAAACATGGAAATGGTTTTACTTTGGCCTGTTGTATTTAACTTTTCGATTTCAAATTTCAGGTATAAATACCCCAGCTAATGCAGTGCCACATCACACCTCAAGATATTTAATTCAGTATTCAGAAACAACCAAAGTTCTTCTCTAcataaaattttcatattttagtgATTAGTGAAGGAaatcaagaagaagaaaatgtcAAGCACAGTCGGGCAAGTCATTCGTTGCAAAGGTATGAAACATTCATTTAATTTCTTATACATTATCATTAATAGTTAAGTAATGACACAGTGAACAAAAGGTGgctgtgtttttctttttctgaataTTTTGGTGGTACGTTTTTGAACTAATGGTAATGGACGTGTATTTTATAGCTGCTGTGGCATGGGAGGCAGGGAAACCATTAGTAATGGAGGAAGTGGAGGTGGCACCTCCACAAAAAATGGAAGTTCGTCTTAAGATCCTTTACACTTCTCTCTGTCATACTGATGTCTACTTCTGGGAAGCAAAGGTAAAAAAAACAAGTTACATTCTTGAAAAAATTTCTTAACTTAAGCAAATACCACAATGTGGATTGCTATCTTTTAACTCATTGACTGATTCAGGGCCAAAATCCAGTCTTTCCTCGCATTCTTGGACATGAAGCAGCAGGgtatgtattttgttgtttcaattgattaatttaaactCATAACTGATTGTTTCTAAAGCCAAAAGGGTACTGAATTCTGTTGTTTTCTTGATTTGGATATTTAGGATTGTGGAGAGTGTTGGAGAGGGAGTAACAGAAGTTGCACCAGGAGACCATGTTTTGCCTGTGTTTGTTGATTGCtaaagtcccacatcggttgtGGGCAAAATGTTTATGGAAATTTCACCTATAAAAGGAGGTCTAATGTTTAAGATtgaaatacacctctcatttgccttcttatcttcttaaggcatttgtatcttctctctttagtattatttcacttgtattttggagtggaataaaatatttgttgtatccgaggaagtaggcaaaattggtcaattctggtgttccttttattgttgctttattgtcttatttattatttggtggctgctataatttttggtatagtagttgtgactcattcacactatatacatttggcttccgcaacaattggtatcagagccaaggtattgtctaagtatgctctgtggttgcagcatagtttgatcttccacatcagaaaagatttatcttggtaactgtgtCAAGGTTTtgtcttagtatgctctgtggttgcagcttagtctgatcttccacaccagaaaggaaataatcttgatttgtttcatcagctattaaataatattcgtgtcaaaatgggagacaataaacaagaagaatctacatcaagtgtcaataatacgtcatcgttggcatcttcgcttatgacaagaattgtgtcagaTGCGAAATTTgtggtagaaatttttgacggatcaggacattttgggatgtgacaaggtgaggttctagatgtcctttttcaacaagggctagatcttgccattgaagaaaaaagactagatgttattggagaagaagattggagaattatcaaccgtgttgcttgcggtaccattcgatcctaccttgctagagagcagaaatatccatacacaaaggaaacttctgcaagtaaattatggaaagcactagaggataaatttttgaagaaaaacagtcaaaataaattgtacatgaagaagagactgtttcgcttcacctatgttcctggtaccacaatgaacgaacatatcaccagtttcaataagttggtcacagatttgcaaaatatggatgcaacttttgatgatggtgacttggccttgatgttattggggtcacttcctgatgagtacgagcaccttgaaactactctactccatgggaaTGACGAAACTTCTCTCAgaaaagtttgttcggctttgtacagctatgaacaaagaaagggagaaaaacaaaagggcggagaaggagaagcactggttgtgaggggtcatcctcaaaatcaaatgaggacaaagaagggaagatccaagtcaagatccagcccagcaaagatgaatgcgCCTTTTGTGGAGAAAAGGGATACTGGAAGAATGACTGtctgaagttgaagaataaggccaaacataacaatggaaaggccattatggaatcaaatgtagttgattgtgatgattcagacttctcattagttacaacagagccaTCAACATCAGCAGACATATGgctgatggactcggcttgtagctatcatatgtgtcccaacagggactggttcatggattttcaagaaggaaatatggagtcatccacacagcggataacagccctcttacctcatatggcattggttcaatacgattaaggaaccatgatggaatgatcataacattaacagatgttcgatatgtaccggatttgaagaaaaatctcatctctgtgggagccctagaataagggttcaaaatcattgcagaaaatggagtgatgagagtatgctccggtgcactagtggtaatgaaggccaatcggaagaataacatgtaccgttatcggggtagtacagttattgggacagcgacagtaacatccagtaaCGAAAAAGAGacagaagcaaccaggctatggcacatgcgcttgggacatactggaggaaaatccttgaaaactttatcagatcaaggattgttaaaaggagtaaaggcttgcaacttggagttttgcgagcattgtgtcaaaggaaaacagacaagggttaaatttggtaaagcgatccataatactaaaggcattttggattatgtacattctgatgtttggggtacttccaaaacaccttcattgggtgggaaacactattttgtaacctttgttgatgatttttcccgaagagtgtgtgtgtatacaatgaagagcaaagatgaagtgttagAAATTTTTcttaaatggaagacgatggtggagaatcaaacaggcaggaggatcaagtgtattcgcacggacaatggaggtgaatacaaaaatgatcatttcaataaggtctgtgaaaatgatggcatcgtccgacactttaCTGTCAAACATACACCAAAACataatggagtggcagaacgtatgaaccggaccttgctgaagaaggtacggtgtatgttgtccaatgctggcttgggcaaagaattttgggctgagacagttacatatgcatgccacctcattaatcgtctgccatctgctgctattgatagcaagacaccatttgaaaaatggtatggaaagcctgttgtagattatgactctttgcacgtattTGGCTCAACtgtatattatcatgtgacaaagtcaaaattggatccaagggcaaagaaaactatttttatggggattacttctggagtcaaaggatatcgatTATGGTGtactatgacaaagaaagtaatattcagcagggatgttacctttgatgaatctgctatggtaaataaggtaacaaaagataccaaacaaaatgagggtgcttctaagcaggtggagtttgagagaaaatttatttttcctacacaagaagcagaggaggaaacaaatgaagattatcctatggaagaagagccagtagagagggagattccaactcaggaacctcaacaacaacaacttgaatcaattgcaaccatcaggccaaaaaggacaataacaaaacaTGTTCGTCTAATAGAGACTGTTgtttgtgcaacctcaattgtagctgatgatgttcctaccacttataaagacacagtccaaagttcagaagaagataagtggaggactgccatgaatgatgaaatacaatcccttcatcagaataacacatggagattggccaatctcccgaagggaaagaaagcaattgggtgcaaatgggtatttgcaaagaaagaaggatttcctaaccaagaagatgttcactacaaagcaagattggtggccaaaggatatgctcaaaaggagggaatttattacaatgaagtgttttctccagttgtaaaacattcctccattagaattatgttggctttggtagcacagttggatttggaactagttcaaatggatgtaaaaactgcgtttttacatggaaacttggaggaggaaatctacatgactcaacCAGAaagattcaaagttgctggaaaagaaaatatgatgtgcaaacttgaaaaatcgttgtacggattgaaacaatcttctagacaatggtacaagcgctttgacaagtttatgttgcagcaagggtacaagagaagcaaatacgatcattgtgtgtatttgcgcaagcttaaagatggttcctttatatatcttctcctatatgttgatgatatgttgatagcttccaagaattcggaagaaattgataagctgaagattcaactgaagaaggagttcgagatgaaggatctgggtgaggcaaaaagaattcttggcatggagataataagagataggcgttcaaagaaactctgtttatctcagaaagaatatttgaaaagagtactacaacgttttggcatagatgaaaaTACTAAGcgagttagtactccacttgctccccattttaagctaagtactactatgtcgccaaaagatgaagctgaacgagagtatatgtcaaaggtaccatatgcaaatgttgttggtagcttgatgtatgcaatggtctgcaCGAGAcatgacatttcacaagctgttggagttattagcagatatatgcataatccaggaaaggagcattggcaagctgtgaagtggattctacggtatgttcataatactgtagatgttgggttagtttttgagcaggaaggcaatcagtctgtagttggatattgtgactcagattttgcgggtgatctggacaaacgaagatcaactactggttatgtgtttacttttgcaaatgcaccagttagttggaagtctactttgcagtcaacaattgctttgtctacaacagaggcagagtatatggctattacagaggctgtgaaggaagcaatttggcttcaaagattcctaaaggagcttggtgttgaacaaaaaggtatcacaatttttgtgatagtcaaagtgctattcaattagcgaagaaccaagtttatcatgcaaggacgaagcacattgatgtttgATATCATTTCGTACAAGAAATTATTGAAGAaagtggagtcacggtgaagaaaattcatactacagagaatcctgctgatatgctgacaaaagtggtgactacggtcaagtttcaacattgtttggatttgatcaacattgttgaacactgaagattgaagatgaagacacaaccaaaatttgttactgagagaaaattgaagatgtggaattttgcaaggtggagatttgttgattgCTAAAGTCCCACATCGGTTTTGGGCAAAATGTGTATGGAAATTTcacctataaaaggaggcctaatgtttaggattgaaatacacctttcatttgccttcttatcttcttaaggcatttgtatcttctctctttagtattatttcacttgtattttggagtggaataaaatatttgttgtgtccgaggaagtaggcaaaattggccgaacctcgtaaattctggtgttccttttattgttgctttattgtcttatttattatttggtggctgccataatttttggtatagtagttgtaaCTCAtccacactatatacatttggcttccgcaacaatgtTCACAGGAAAATGTAAAGATTGTGCTCATTGCAAATCGGAAGAAAGCAATATGTGCAGCCTCTTAAGGATCAACACTGATAGGGGAGTAATGATTCAAGATGGAGAATCAAGATTTTCCATAAATGGAAAGCCTATTTACCATTTTGTTGGGACCTCTACCTTTAGTGAGTACACACTGTGGTCCATGTTGGTTGTGTTGCTAAAATCAACCCCCTTGCTCCTCTTGACAAAGTCTGTGTCCTCAGTTGTGGAATCTCCACAGGTATAGGAGAAACTATGAACCGTATCTCAAATAGTAGTAGTTTCATTTGAGGAGTTCAATTGTTGATTGATCAAATGATTCTTTTTCTAGGCCTTGGTGCAACTTTGAATGTGGCTAAACCAACTAAAGGATCAAGTGTGGCTATATTTGGACTGGGGGCTGTAGGCCTTGCTGTGAGTACTAATTTTCAATGATTTGTTCTTTCCATATGTTACTTTAAggatcaaaccaaaccaaaccaagtaagtcggtttttcaaatattagaactaaaccaaaccaagtaagtcgatttttcaaatattagaaccgaaccaaaccaattaagtcggtttttctcAATTCAGTTTATgtcggtttttcaatttttttggatttgtcggttttttcttaaatataagacatacactaccaaatacaagacaagaggggttgctctgatggtaagcaacctccacttccaaccaagaggttgtgagttcgagtctccccaagagcaaaggtgggaagttcttggagggaaggatgtcgggggtctatttggaaacagcctctctacctcagggtaggggtaaggttgttgttgttgttgttgttgttgttgttgtccgtttttacttgttttatgttcttaaatataagacatacactaccaaacacatattccggcgaccacattttcaatgtaacactatcaaatcaattgccctttgagaaatctattatttaccaaaatatattgatgataattgaatcaaatagtgatgaataatttaaggactcaattaaaaatatgttatttttaacacgaaatggattcttacactaaacaaaagaaaactaccaatcaaactagaatgtaaaggtaaagaactatattaaaagtgcaaactattaacatttatcataaattttttgaaactttgtataacaATATACATATGTATATGGTCTACATTATTAAatgggatttttacctatctataccatatatcaaacattattaccaaaaatgttcaTAATTTGTTATTTACCCATGTAGTCCACACTTTTACTACAAATTATATACCAATCCAAAAATAGGTAGATTTTGCCATTAAAAAAGCCCTAAAATGAAGGCACCAAATCTGATGTGATTCTGTCAAGGATTTTATTCCAATTTTGAAATGAAGGCGATTTTCATTCCTGATGAAGGCACCAGTTGCGTAATTCTCTCCTTCCTCAACAGAAAGAGATTTCACAAAAAACGCAATCAAATTGTACAATTACTGAAGAGAGACTATATCTGTTCTTCGTCTCAAATTGTACAAAATTACTCTTCGTCGATATCAGTATTCAAATTGTAGAAACTATATCTCTTCTTCGTCTTTTTTCCTATCAACTACACGAAATCATGTCAAAAATCCCAATAATGCTGAAATCGAATGGTAATTGGGATAACTATGGCAGATTTAGAGATTTTGAAGTTGATGCCATTGTGGTAGATGATAATGCAAACTACGGAATTCTCAGTTCTACAATTGCAGAACAATTATCGATTGATACATCGgataaaattatagaaatcaaatacattgtgaACGAGAATTGTCCTCCAATGGAGATTAGGAATGATATGGGGGTTCGTGCTTACATGGAAaccaaaaaggagaaaaaaaactTAGGTTCGTATCCTTTATGTATAAGCGTAAgagatttcaatatggaattggCAATCAACAATGAAAGCACCAGTGCAGGTATGTTTGATTCGACATTGCAGAGAGTTATGGTGTTACTATGTTATCTACAATATTACTACAATTacctacaattaaactacaaagCTCACATAGTACTGAAAAGGATAAAGCAATGTTGCTTTCAAAATTATCTACATAGAAACTACATTTATGAATTTATTGTTTGCAGGTTCGTCTGGATCCCTAAACTTACTTGAATTTCCATCCTCACCAGCTATAGAGGAAtatcaaagtgaaataataactgaaTCTACGCAAACATATATTGAAGAAGGACAAGTTTATCAGGACAAGCAAACAGTAGCTGCTGCAATGAAGAATTATTCAGTGATGCACAAGTTCCAGTTCAGAGTAAAAAGATCCAGTCATAGAAGGTATGTAGTTATTTGTGGATAATATATCAGCAAAATCAGTGTATGATTGAAGATAGGTGGGTTTtataaattgtagttaaattgtagtcaatttgtagttaattgtagtttttTCATAAATTTGTGTAAATATTGTATTTCTTTTGTAGCTACTGGCTTATATGTGTTGCTGAAAGCTGTAAATGGCATTTCAAGGCAACGTCAATTAATAATTCGGCAATGTTCAAGATAAGAAGTTTCAGCCGTCAACACACATGCTGCCTAATGGACGAAACATTCATACAGCGCAAACGTACTGCAGCAGTACTTGGTAGCATGGTCGTTCCAAAGTATTGTGATCCTAAGACTGTTTACACACCAAAGGACATACAAACTGACATGTTATCCGAACATGGACTGAACCTAAGCTACATGCAAGcatggagagcaaaggaaaaagCTTTACAGTTTTTGAGAGGGAATCCGTGTGACTCCTACAACaaattacccaaatatttttatattcttgagaagaattatcctggtTCTGTTGTTAAATTGAAGAAGGCAGCAGATGATTGCTTCTTATATGCATTTGTTGCTCTTTGTACATCAATAAATGGTTGGCAATATTGTAGGCCGGTAGTAGTGGTTGATGGGACATTCTTAAAGTCAGCCTACAGGGGGATTATGCTGACAGCAAGCACCATGGATGCAGCAGGTAAATAATGGAATAATTTTGTACTTATTTGTAGACAGTCTTTAAAATGCAGTTAAATTGTAGTTatgttgtagttattttgtagttaTATAAAAGAATGTAGTTAGCATGTCTATATTTCTCAATATATATTGTAGTTGTTATTTAATCATATTTTATGTCTTAAAAATGTAGGTACTATTTTTCCCTTGGCATATGCTGTGGTTGATTTTGAAAACGACGCGTCTTGGAAgtggttctttgagcaattcaaggaGGCATATGGTGAAAGACCTTCAATGTGTGTTGTTTCAGATAGGCATGAGAGTATACTGAAGGCAACATCAGTTGTCTATCCGGGATTGGCACACTACTCTTGCATGTGGCATATATGGACAAATATAAGGTCAAAATTCAAGAAGGGACATCTACAATTACATGAATTGTACTTTGCTACAGCACGGTCATACACTAtggatgaatttaatgaaaggatgTTGAAGATTGAAGAGATAGACCTGCGTGTAAAGTCTTACCTATATGATATTGGCTATCATAGATGGTCAAGAGTACATGCAACGGTAAATAGAACTTTTACTATGACGTCAAACATTGCCGAGTCGTTGAATGCTGTAACAAAAGATGCAAGAGAGCTTCCAATATTTGATCTATTTGAGTATATGAGGACTCTTCTTGAACGTTGGACAAAAGAAAAGTTATCGAAGGCAAAGGGTACTTTCACATACCTTGGTCACAAATACAACAAAGAATTGGAAGACAACAGTACATTATCTCAGAAACTAAGGGTAAGATATTTTTTTTGGTGCAGTAGAATCAAAAAAGTACTAGCTGCAGTTTTTCCAGATTGTAGTTAAACTGTAGTCAAATTGTCGGTAATAATAGTTTGTAGATGAGCTGTAATATATTTGTTGCTGATTTGTAGGTAAATTGTTGATAATCCATTTTAATGATtgatgtattattatttctgtttggtcttcaattgtaggtgagggcttcaacaGATCATATACATAATGTGTTAGATGGTGTGAAGCGGTACATTGTGTGTCTAGAAAACAAGAAATGTAGCTGTGGACaattccaacttgatgaattTCCATGTGCGCATGCTTTGGCAGCATTAAGGCATAGGAATGAAACATACGAAAACTATTGCTCTCCGTATTACACAAGGAAGAGCCTTCTGCTTACATATGAAATGCCAGTAAACCCTCTTCCTGATGAAGGCAAATGGGAAGTGCCACAACATATTTTGGATGAGGTAGTAAAGCCACCGGGATAAAAGGCAGCCAGGGAGACCTCACAAGAAAAGATATAAAACATTTGATGAAATAAAGTCAAAGAAATATAAGGTGTCATGTGGTAATTGTGGAGgtgaagggcataacaaaagaaCTTGCAAGAATGCGCCGAAAAAGAAATGAATATCATGTAGTTAGAATAGTTATTCAAAATAAATGTTAGTGAGCTCAAATTATCGGATTTTCTTGTCTAATTGTTTAAGTTTTTGAAGATGAATAAGAAGTATAAACATCAATTTGTGTATCTGCACTATTTATGTTTTTATGTATTCTGTCAAGCATCTAAAGTTGTCTTTTTTTATAGAATAGTTAAACTTTAATATTTACTGTATACAAAAAAATTGATATTAATAAAGAATGCATTCAACGTAAATTGTATCCAGATTGTAGTGAATATGTAGTTTAACTGTGTTAGAACTGTAGTCCTGTTATTCATATGTAGAGGAGTTGTAGTTAAAATGTAGTTTGACGTAGTTTAAATGtagataaattgaattttttgatAAACCTTGTTGATAAAAGATGGCTAAATTATTTATATGATTCctgtatttattttatctttctgCTGTGTAACAAATGATAGTTATATACAGATATTACTTGGCACTTGAAGgtatttataaaaataacttgAAGATTAAAGTCAAATTGTAAGACAAAGTTGTTGCTGTAAAAATGTAATCAGAGTACTAGAGTATAATGTAATCAACAAAAAGTGTTGTAGAAAACCAAAACGACATATTTCCTACATTGTTTTCCAATTCaactaccaaatttcacagaccaAACTAGGAACACAATAGTCTATTTCTTCTTTCGTTGCACTCTAGTCCTCTCGTTTTTTGCCGGAGCACCCTTCCTCCTTGCTAGCCTGCCAGTAACCTCACTCTCACTGATTGACTCATCTTCTTGCTTCTTT is a genomic window containing:
- the LOC107812772 gene encoding alcohol dehydrogenase 3-like — encoded protein: MSSTVGQVIRCKAAVAWEAGKPLVMEEVEVAPPQKMEVRLKILYTSLCHTDVYFWEAKGQNPVFPRILGHEAAGIVESVGEGVTEVAPGDHVLPVFVDC
- the LOC142181309 gene encoding uncharacterized protein LOC142181309 → MSKIPIMLKSNGNWDNYGRFRDFEVDAIVVDDNANYGILSSTIAEQLSIDTSDKIIEIKYIVNENCPPMEIRNDMGVRAYMETKKEKKNLGSYPLCISVRDFNMELAINNESTSAGSSGSLNLLEFPSSPAIEEYQSEIITESTQTYIEEGQVYQDKQTVAAAMKNYSVMHKFQFRVKRSSHRSYWLICVAESCKWHFKATSINNSAMFKIRSFSRQHTCCLMDETFIQRKRTAAVLGSMVVPKYCDPKTVYTPKDIQTDMLSEHGLNLSYMQAWRAKEKALQFLRGNPCDSYNKLPKYFYILEKNYPGSVVKLKKAADDCFLYAFVALCTSINGWQYCRPVVVVDGTFLKSAYRGIMLTASTMDAAGTIFPLAYAVVDFENDASWKWFFEQFKEAYGERPSMCVVSDRHESILKATSVVYPGLAHYSCMWHIWTNIRSKFKKGHLQLHELYFATARSYTMDEFNERMLKIEEIDLRVKSYLYDIGYHRWSRVHATVNRTFTMTSNIAESLNAVTKDARELPIFDLFEYMRTLLERWTKEKLSKAKGTFTYLGHKYNKELEDNSTLSQKLRVRASTDHIHNVLDGVKRYIVCLENKKCSCGQFQLDEFPCAHALAALRHRNETYENYCSPYYTRKSLLLTYEMPVNPLPDEGKWEVPQHILDEVVKPPG